The Gambusia affinis linkage group LG09, SWU_Gaff_1.0, whole genome shotgun sequence DNA window ATGCAGAGACGAGCCTGACTACAGGGACTCTATTGTCTGAAGCCGTGTGCTGCAGTGAGTCGCCCTCACTCCCCCAGACAAGCAGGCAGCTTTTTTCACTCCATTGCAGCactttcctctttctctgtaTGTCTGCTGAATTACAGCTAGCATCAGCAACTAAGTCTGAGAGCTATTGGCACAGACACACTCGCATACACTCCGCCGCTAGTGATGGAAACAGTCGCCATGGAAACATCTCccctctcgctctctctctctccctctctctccgcGCTCAGCGCTCCACCAGCAGCAGGTCCACAGAGGGCGCGGGGAGGGGGTGCGAAACAACAAACactctcattttattttatctaatatTATAGTTACTGCTAAACCTAAGGGCTACCTTGACAgtagtgtgggtgtgtgtgtgtgcgtgtgtgtgtgtgtgtgtgtgtgtggatgcttGTGCGTCGGTGTGTGTATTTCAGAGAGAAAGACATAGACACAATGCTCTGCCTTTTTAGCCTGGGGCTGTGTAATAATTACAGTCACCATTAGCCTCTGCCCAAATCCAGGCAGCTGTATGTCAGcgaggaggagaggagatgTTACCTCAAGGGTAAGGTGTCTGTTATTTACTTTATGGGGGAAACCGCAGGTATGCAAAAGCACACAGGGATCTGAAACAGGCTTGGATCAGCTACTGGACAGCTTGGAGTCCCAGTCAGTTGTAGCGACAAGGAGAGAGCAAAAAGCGGGActacagttggaaaaaaataaataaattacacagattgtttcactttagCCAGACTAGAGCCTGAATTGTCAAGCGGTGACTCACACACTGGTTTCTCCTAACCTATTTTCCAACAAACTGGGTTTCTGTGCCAAATAGCCCTTTGTGGGTTGGTCACAAGAATCCCCTTCTCCCAATTTTCTCCTGAAATATATTCCAGAAATCCCTCTTCTAGAGCTCTCCTGTaggccttttttttctctctctctctctctctttctgtatGTCTGGCTGCTCCTGTCCACGCTGACATTTCTTCCCTCGCTCTGCTCTGCTTCCTGTGTTCCAGCTGACATTATCTCAACGGTGGAGTTTAACTCAACGGGGGAGCTGTTGGCCACCGGGGATAAAGGAGGAAGAGTGGTTGTCTTCCAGAGGGAGCAGGAGGTAGGAAATGCCAACAATTCAATGCTAATTGTGCTGCCCTTTTCTGCTGAGAGCGTTTGACAGACTCATAACGACGCAGCTGGATTGTTTGCTTTTGGTTTGGTGTTCAAATATGAAAGGAAACACTTTGCTGTTTGTCAGGGGATGCAGCCATTCTGCACTTATTAGCACTTATTGAAgagagtataaaaaaaaacaagaaatagatTTAGTTGTATAGCAGGAGTAGCTTAATCTAATACCACAATTAGTTACATTAAGCTTTTATTGTCTATTTGACTGCTCCTTTTCCCATGACAGAGCATTTTCAGTTTGTGGAATGTGGAGTAACCATGAACACACCAAATCCAAACTTTCACACACAGGAACTACTTAACTTTAACTATTTTCAAGttccttaaaaaataaacaacctaAATGGACCCTTTCAATTTAGCTGAAACAACCTTTAATCCCACATAAATAGACTCTTGATCACGAACAGTTATGcacaatgaatatttttcattgtttgttcaCATCACCCTCTTCTCATATATGAATAATGTTTTGCTCATTCTAGAAACCCAGAAGACTAGAGTTTGCACTTTTGTATTCAAagcaataataacatttttaaaatggctaATTGACCAAACATTACTTATCACCGAAAGCGTACCGACCGCTTTACGCTAAAACCTGGTTCACAAAACCttgtaaacacaaaacatgCACTATACACTGAAATACAGAGGTGTGAAAGGATGTAGCAGCTATTATCATTGAATCATCCCAGCAAAGAAATAAGAAAGCATTTTTCATGCCGATTGACTGAGGCCATACATTTTTCCAAGTCTGCATCTGATTGGCTCATCAGGCCCCCGTGACGACTCTTTACCCTTCAAAGCTGCTGAGTTTCCACACTCACAAAGGGAAAAACAGAGCCAGCGACAAGTTTTACCAAACCAAATCAAAACACTTTTCACTGATCGCCCTCTAGGACGCagttgtaataaatgttttcagcgCAAAAGATTTGTGACGTCACTCTAGTATTTTGCTTTTCCTCCAACGAACAGACTTCTTTAGGTGTCACTCGGTTCCAAATCCGAAGTGAGGGTTCCCCTTAACTCCTACCACTGTAGGGCTAGATTCTGCATAAGTTGAGTTGGAAAATGGAGATAGGAAATCAGACACTTCCAAAAGTTGAATTAGTTCTGTGAGTGAATGCATGCCTGATTTTGGACCACACAGTAAGACTTTCGGGTCCTGCAGCCGTGATGGTTCTGGTGTGGGAAGTTGAGAAAGGTGGTTCAGAAACTCCCAGTTAATGATTGGACTTATTATTTATGTAGAGTTCAAATTAGCTGTTTAAATTCTTAATCGTAACGTCATCAGCTCCATTTCAAGTTGACATGCaaaatttatgtttgtgatggtaggacagGAAAGGCTTTTTCAGGCTTGCCCTGTTTTCCATGAGTGATCACACGACTCCACATCCACGCAGATTCTGAAATATCGGGTCAAATTTTTGGCTTCTCCAAACGTTTGACCCGAAGGATCACGTCGATCGATCCTTCTTCGCCTTCCTCCACAGAGTAAGACGCAACCCCATCGCCGAGGGGAGTACAATGTTTACAGCACATTCCAGAGTCACGAGCCCGAGTTCGACTACCTGAAGAGTTTGGAGATCGAGGAGAAGATCAACAAGATCAAATGGCTGCCTCAGCAGAACGCAGCGTACTTCCTGCTCTCCACCAACGGTCAGTTCAAGTCTCTCTGCGTGGTCTACGAGGGCGTCCTGTAGTCCTTCGTCAAATTATGTTCATGTAAATGCTGACTCTGCGGAATTTGTTTAAGGTTGGTGTAAACTGAGATGTTGGTATCAAACATGAAATGCCTGTTTTGGTTACCTGCGAGGCTGCTGCGCTTGGCTGAGCAGGTGCCACCAGCAGAAGAGTTTAAAATTAAGGACTtcatacactcacacacacacactcacacacacgcacacacgcatgcCAATGaaagcacacacactcactaCCTCATACAGACGTGAAGCACAGAGACGTCTTGCAGATTGTGGGGTTCATGCATGGCTGCTACAGGAGTTCTAGCGGTGGCTGGAGCAGATGGTGGAGGGTCCTGTGGCGATGGCCTCGATGCTCTGACACCAACGTACGCAGTGGAAATTAAAAGGGGGAGTTGGCGGGGAGTAGCTTGACTGCTGCTGCCATCCACTTCAGTAGACCGAGAAGATGAGATGTAACTGGTGTTTACGTGAAATAAGATTGAAAAGCACCCAGATGGCTTTCTCAGAGGGGGTGTATCATGGCGTGGCAGTGAAACGAAGTCAACTCGTAGATGGATATCGGTGATAGAATGTACACACGCACTCACAGGAGCCGCCATTCATCATCTTCGCTGGCTGCTGCCCAGCTACGTGCCAGATTGGCCGCCCTACCTCCATCCCCTCCTCCCCGCAAACAAGTTGGATGGGAGATTTGCTGTTGTGAGCCTCAGTCTGAACCTATTCTgtgtctttatttgtttatttatttattttttgtattgtttccaCCGCCAGACAAGACCGTGAAGCTGTGGAAGATAAGCGAACGGGACAAGCGTCCGGAAGGATACAACCTGAAGGATGAGGACGGACGGTTCCGGGACCCGTCCACCATCACCACGCTGCGGGTGAGAGATCGCAGGAAGCTGTCGGGCCCCAGCCGCGTCAGAAGTCTGTCGCTTTTTGGGCAGCGGCGTGTCCGGCCGACgtaaacattcacacacatggTATCAGttcagacaaaaagaagaagctttGACAAAGACTGAAGGAGTTTGTCCAAAATCCCTCATGTGTAATTATCATAGAGAACATATTTCCATGCTATCGAAGATTTGATCAACATCTGTGCTAAAGGGAAACAAACACATCCTCAGTGTAATCTTtactggagcaaaaaaaaaaaaaaagcacaagctAATCACCCAAGTTTTACTTATACGGGAACTTTTAATGACGACACAAGAAATTATGAGCTATAATTTTTCtgctacttaaaaaaaaaaacctggcaaCACTTTAATTGAAGAGGTGTGCATAATGAATGCATCGTCATTACTGTTAACATTCGGTAAATAATAGCAAAGTTGTACTAAGCCTTTCACCAAAcgtccattaaaagtgtaatgttatgtttatgacaacATCATGTCAGTCTTGGGCACACCCATCAAATGAAGTGTTACCGAAACCCCTTATTCTCATAcatcacagttttaaaatatgtaatgtgaagaaaaatgtagCTGAATTCAAAACAGCTAATTAAGATAGTTAGGATAAAGTTTGTAACGGTGATAATCGATGCACTGAGGCTGTGAAAGTTTTGAGCTCCACTGAGCAGCTCCTCTTCAGGCTGAATTAGAGAGGAGACAGCGAATCAGACATTGACAGTGAGTCACACCGTACCAAAACTTCAGATATCATTCACACACTTGCATATTGTACCATTACGCTGGGATAGTGTTACTCACGCTAAGAGTCAGGTGGGATTGCCGTTGCTTTTGCATCATGTTTTAATCTGTATAATATAAAATGATCACTTTCATTTTTGACCAGTGAAAGGCCTGTTGGATTTGAGTCGTTTTAAACTACGGTTGGCAGTGGAACGTGAGAATGACCTATCGCCCTCTCGGTTATTTTTATCGCTCCTCCAACCAGTTTCACTTTTCACACAAGCTGACTGTGTGTACGTGGTACCATGGCCAGTCTGCCATTGCAGATTAGTGCTGAGTTTAGCATGTCTGTCCCTCCTTTGTCTGGCTGGCCGGGGGGGTATCGTCATAGCTGCCTGGAGGACGGGCCGCTTGACTGTGGCAATCCTGTTTAGATGCTGTGAAATCCAGGCTGGAGCGGGAagctgagagagagaaagggcgTTTCCCTATATGGAGGCATTTGGATAAGaggttatttaaataaagaatgtgtttgagagtgtttttttttttttaaatatcaggaTATTCTGTTTGGAAAATCTACCCAGACAACGAGGCAGGTTGAGGACCGTTGACGGCCCGTGTTCCGGGTTAATGAGGCACACGTCTATCTGGGCATCCAGTGAAAGACATGGAAGGGAAGTGACGCCCGTGGAGATACAGCGGCCTGCTGAGCTGACGTGTCTTTTAATCAGTGCCAGCAgcggacaaaaagaaaaacaatcggGGAAGAGGCGGCCGATTTGTTCTCCTGGCTCCCTCCTCTTTTCCCTGCCTTTGTCTGGGTTTTATCTGGCCAACGGGGGGCTGTGTGCAGGCCGGTTGCTGGGCATCTTTGAAGCCCTTGCAGCTCTgttcacactgtgtgtgtgtgtgtgtgtgtgtgtgtgtgtgtgggttgcTGTACTTGCATGTTTGGCGTTCCTAATTCTGTAGAGTTTGGTTATCATTCCTCAGCAGGACCTTGCGATGCCCTCAGGCTCTCTCTCTTTTGCCACCTTCATTGCTTTTCCCCCAATTTCTCTGACACAAACCCACAAAACAGAGAACAAGACCGACTTCTTCAGCAGTTAGGAGGTGTTGAGAAACTGAGTTACTGTGCAGCGTCACAGTCTGCCTGAGCCAGCACTCCAAACAACCAGAGAGCTGCTCACTTCTCACCTCTGTCTCTTTACCATTTGTGTAAATGTAAGATCGTCGTCTCCAGCGCACAGGCTAATCCATTCACAAAGATACATATCTGAGGATGTCTCTTGGAGACAATCTTGAAATCAAACAGAATAATTCATGAATTTAACCGCACACATCAAAGATGATTCTTTTTCTTGtagttttttctgcttctcttgatgctttttttttttttttgcgtccAACCCCAGGTGCCAGTGCTGCAGCCGATGGATTTGATGGTGGAGGCGACAGCCAGGCGTGTCTTCAGCAACGCCCACACGTACCATATCAACTCCATCTCTGTCAACTCCGACCTGCAGACCTTCATCTCCACCGATGACCTCCGGGTGAACCTGTGGAACCTGGAGATCACCGACCGCAGCTTCAGTATCCTTTGAAAATCCGCTCCGGTCTTCTCTAAGCTTCATCCCAAATAAACACAGTTAGGGCTTTACTCAAATATGAAAACGTGAGTTATGTTTTTTACTACGTGAGGTTCtgtaattgtaaatatttttagaatgcTGCTGATGAGCTCGGACTTTCTGGACTACATGCAATTAATTAAATAGCTGTTCCACAAGATTTTGACCAGTTTGTAAAGGAGATTTAAGCACTCTGCTATGTCATTTGCACCTAGGAGGAAAGGTTTCGGCCACTGTGGAGCTTCACATTGTGCTACTGAAGTAGCGATGGGTCTGTCTGGGATTGAATGAAGCAACGTGATTTTCCATACGTTggctttctgctgtgttttgaaCTGAAATGGCTCTAAAGGCTCTCAGACAGAGGCAGACCCACATTCAGCAAGTTTAAAATCTGACTGTTccgtgtcattttttttttttttgcaatacaAAGCAGGACAtaaaactcaatattttctgGGACTTGTGTGAATTGCTATAGGTTGAGTTTGTGTCATTTAGCATGTCAATAATGTGACCTGTCTCTTTTACAATCTGAAAGACGTCTTTATTTAGTGACCGCCTCTTTTGTCCACACTCTTTGGTTTGGACTTGGGCTTTTATTTGCACGATTCCCCTAATCAGATCTGGAACTTGTCTTCTGGTAATTTCTGCGCCCAGATCTGCACCAGTTCTTCATAAATGAAGTGAAGCACGAcgattaaaaagttttatttcgtcagagaaaaaaagacaaatgaacgCCACACTTTTTGCATAttccttttgcaaaaataacatgATAGAAAAATGtatgccttttttattttttgtgcatcAAGCCTGCATCAGCCATGCATTGCAgcacttttataaataaatatttgaaatttaacAGTGATTATGGCAAACTGCTTTCAGTCCTGTACTTTACAAAAAGTGCTACAAATTGTGTTCCGGATGAGATCTGTGCTCATTTTCCAGACGTCTTTTCCTTAAGCCTGCGTCTCTCAGACATCGTAGACATCAAGCCAGCCAACATGGAGGAGCTGACGGAGGTCATCACCTCGGCCGAGTTTCATCCCCAGCAGTGTCACACCTTCGcctacagcagcagcaaaggcTCCATACGCCTCTGTGACATGAGGCAGGCGGCGCTCTGCGACAAGCACTGCAAATGTGAGTACATGAGAAGGAAAAAATCGTTAGGTGTCGCAGAATAGGACAAGGTGTGGCTAATGCATCTAAGATCTCTGATAGATTTTCTTTGACAGGATGCACACAACCTGCACTGGTGTTTGTAGATACCATCAGACAGACCTCTCCtaagacctttttttttgttttgattctcctatatttcattttttacattctaATTGTCGCTTTGAGAGATTCTTAAACAAGCTCCCGTGAACAGTTGTGATTATCACCTGCTggcaattttaaaacaacatattcagctctggagaaaaaaaaaaaataactaagagATCACTTCAAATGATCCGTTTCTCTAATTTTACTTTCTATAGGTAAacgtttgagtaaaatgaacattgttcttttattctacgAAATACAGGCAACATGTCTCCGacattccaagcaaaaatgcaGCGTTTATCCACAGAAAacgagaaatggtcaaactaacaaaaaagaTGCGGCGCTTTCAGACCTCAGATAATGTAAAGGAAACAAGTTTACATTCATTTacaaacaacaatactaatgttttaacccAGGAAGATTTGGTGGTATAACCATGaggttaaatttttttgtccAGAGCTGGATAACGCTTGTGCTATTTTGTGTATTCCTTACtttaaaataacctttaaattctcataaaaaaaagaaagtacacttAAGAGTGTGTATGGATTGTATGAATGGTTAGGTTAATACCAGACAGAActggaaaattaattttgattaagtATAAAATGGCTCACATcaagctgaaattaaaaaattaaattaaataaataaattaattaaataatcctGATACATTTATTGTATCAGGATGCATTCATTTCACCCTGAACCGGTCTGTTTTAATGTAGAAGTGACTCACGGATGATCAATATGGCACAATTGATAGACCATCAATAAATCTTCAAGCGTGACTCGAACAATGGGCGTCCTTCTCTAAGCCTTAACATCACATGCAAACACTTGGCTCAGATGAATAATGAATACATTGACATTTACGCTGGGAAATCAATGTCATAAGAGCAATTGCATTAGTCCCTCATGGACACACCTTGTTGCTCGATAATGTCACTCATTTCCTCGGACATATTGATGAATCCACTGGACTGTGTGTTAACGCGGCCTGTTGAATATCACATCAGCATCGGAGGCTCCgctatgagaaaataaaaaataaaaaagattctGGAGGGGTTTTTTTGGAGGCTTGATGGGAGacaaaatagagaaaaagaagaagggtCGTGTTGTAAGGATGGAAATATTAATGTTCACTATCTCACTGCACGAAGGTGAAGGAGAGACAaagaaagagagcaaaaaaaccctttccatttttgtttaaagacaCAGCTGAGTAGGTCAAACACATATAGGCATTGTGTGAAAATTAAAAGGCAAACATTCaaaattttaatagaaattcagttttaaatatgaatccAAGTTAAAATCCTCCGATTCATGCTTCAATAGCTAATTACTGATCAGGCAAAAAGTCCTGAACTCAAAGACTTTTCGCACCTCTTTCAGGTTTTCAGAAAGATGAAAACCTTTCTCCAGAGCCGAGGAGCATAGAAGCTAAATACCACAACGCTATCGCTGTACTTTGCTCCGTTCGTCTCTCCCACCATCAGCTTTAGTCTTCCTGGGTGACACTTGAAGAACATGAGCTTTGCTTACAGGTCAGAAACCTTCAGTTTGGTCATCTGACCAGGTGTTTTCTGCGTTCCCTAaatggcttgtggcaaactacCAGCAGGACTTCttatgggatttttttatatatatatttatttatttgtacaacaCACTACTAATGGTTATGCTGCTGATTggttctcccacctgagctggatatttctgctgctcctccaaagTCGCCACGAGTTGTATGTATTTCTTTGGTTGCCTTCACCGACGTGAAAGTTTGCATGCAGGTGGGCTGTACTCGCATTTCTGTTGATGTATCAGGATAATAGAGacataataataaagcatgttttttatttgtgaaacatgattgagtaataaataataatttatagtaataataaatttGTTCGTATAGCCCTTTACGATAGCCATAACGTTAATCAAAGTGCTCTACAGTCggtgaaataagaaaataaaaagttaaacaaaaggaacaaaactggataaaacacaagagacagtggaataaagtcaaatataataaaaatgtcacactATAAGCCAAGTTTGAACGTATAATCTTTATTTGAAGACTAAAAttctattatattttattctttatcttCCGCATCCCAAAtaatactgttgtttttctattaaataaacGCACAATAATAGTAATACTTTAAGGCTGGTGgttgaaaagtgacaaaatgtttaaaataaatgaataaaatcaataGGTATGAAGGTACGATTTCATAAAGCGAGCAGACAGGCTTGACTGCGCCCCAGAATTATTCTGCATCTCCCTCCAAACCCGTAAATCCGTGGGACTTCTGGTATCAATCAGGGTTGCAGccgggatggatggatgggtgaggGATGGTTAGAGGATTTAGAAGGGGATTGTCAAATGCCCCAAGGACAGAGCAAGAGGGACCAAACAAACCCTCTGCCCTCCCCCTGTTGACTCCCAGGAGACCCCATTATACACCCCTGGAGCGGGAGGGCAGGGTctaacacacacccacacacacacacccacgcacgcacagaTGCATATATACATACACGCTTCCACTTATTCCCAAGCACTCCTTCCACCGGCAAATATACGCACACAGAAATCCAACGGGGCTCATATGTGGCCGGTACTTTgacattgatttgtttttcttatccCTTCCGCATCCCCCTTCATTTTTTCATCTCTGACGCTGTGGCGCTAGTTAGACTCCCCACTGACACATCACAGGCTGATCCTGCGGGCCTCAGCTGAGGAGCGGGCTTCATGGCGGtgggggctttttttttttttttttttagagaaacaaaTATGAGACGGGGtggggagggaggaaggaagagtGGGGAGATGCATTGACTTGACAGCTAACGACGGAATGCCTGGCTCTCATCCCCGGTGTGCTGGCCCGCACATGGATCAGCAGCTGCCAGAGTCAATATGAATCATAACCAATATTTGCCCACCGCGCTGACCTGCCATTATCTCCCCGGGTAATTCTGCAAAGAGATGCAGCTGCAACCCTACTGTGATCCAAAGCCCTGCGTTTCTCTGCAGTAGAAgaattgaattttcttttttctttctccgtCCTACGTAGACTTCGAAGAGCCGGAGGATCCGTCGACGCGTTCCTTTTTCTCAGAAATCATCTCATCCATCTCCGACGTAAAGTTCAGCCACAACGGGCGCTACCTGATGACAAGGGACTACCTCACTGTCAAGGTGTGGGACCTCCAGATGGAGAACAAACCACTCGAAACCTACCAGGTAATGTATCTGTAGTCTCCATCGTCggtctaaaagaaaaagaaaaaagaaacctaATCTCAGCTGGGGAAGTTAGGAAGTTCCATCTTGACccagatcaaatcaaatcatattgaTCTCAAGGTAATCAGTCAATGTAATACTGTTTCACTGTCAGTCTGCCGCGCCGTAACCTTGTCATCTTCAGCGATTACCCTAGGAGGGCTTATTGAACCAAGTATCCATTAGAGGGTAGCGCTAGTGCTGATGCGAGCCGAAGGGTAAAACCTCCCACTGTGTGGTCATCAGGGTCAGATCCACCCTCTCTGATGTAGGAAAGTAATCCTGCAGCAGGTCATGATTGATAAGGCCATCAGGGGATTCTTCCTCTGGCTTCACCTGCTGCCTAACGTCTTAGCAGGGGTCACCAGGCCTGGAGGATTACTAAAAGTAGAACATAAGGCACTGGAGCTtaggtttttcttctttttttttttttttactgaaaaagcaACGCAgtaaacaactttgttttttaggtTCACGACTACCTGCGGGGCAAACTTTGTTCTCTGTACGAGAACGACTGCATCTTTGACAAGTTTGAGTGCGTCTGGAATGGATCGGACAGGTGAGACATCTCAATCAATCGTCAGAGAGACGGGTCGGTACAAATCCATGCATGCATCTCTGTAATGCTCGCCTCGCTTTCCCCCCTTCCCCTTCAGCGTCATAATGACGGGCTCCTACAACAACTTCTTCCGAATGTTCGACCGGAACACCAAGCGGGACGTCACGCTGGAGGCCTCGAGAGAGAACAGCAAACCCCGAGCGATCCTGAAGCCTCGCAAGGTACgaaataaacatatttgttttcttaatgtaTAACCAACTGTAGTAGAACTATGTATTaaaaatcagaaccaaaatgtCTGCTTTAAAGCTTTTCTTACTGCCTTATAGTTTCGTTGTTCGTACGGCTGGACAATAAGTCAATAATAATATGTATCGCAAAAGGCCCGGGATCAATATCTATAAATACTACGCCTGATGTAGTATCTACAATATGTATAATATTCACTGAATATGGggagtgctgtggtggcgcagggggttagcacgccccacgcttggaggccctagTCTGCGtcgcggacgtcgcgggttcgactcccggtcccgatgACCTTcaccgcatgtctttccccctctcctcgccctccttcctgtctgcctactgttttttctcttcagagaaaaataaaa harbors:
- the ppp2r2ba gene encoding serine/threonine-protein phosphatase 2A 55 kDa regulatory subunit B beta isoform isoform X1, producing MKCFSRYLPYLFRPPSTILSSTCHTEADIISTVEFNSTGELLATGDKGGRVVVFQREQESKTQPHRRGEYNVYSTFQSHEPEFDYLKSLEIEEKINKIKWLPQQNAAYFLLSTNDKTVKLWKISERDKRPEGYNLKDEDGRFRDPSTITTLRVPVLQPMDLMVEATARRVFSNAHTYHINSISVNSDLQTFISTDDLRVNLWNLEITDRSFNIVDIKPANMEELTEVITSAEFHPQQCHTFAYSSSKGSIRLCDMRQAALCDKHCKYFEEPEDPSTRSFFSEIISSISDVKFSHNGRYLMTRDYLTVKVWDLQMENKPLETYQVHDYLRGKLCSLYENDCIFDKFECVWNGSDSVIMTGSYNNFFRMFDRNTKRDVTLEASRENSKPRAILKPRKVCVGGKRRKDEISVDSLDFSKKILHTTWHPHENIIAVAATNNLYIFQDKVN
- the ppp2r2ba gene encoding serine/threonine-protein phosphatase 2A 55 kDa regulatory subunit B beta isoform isoform X2 — protein: MEEESDTRKINNSFLRDHNYATEADIISTVEFNSTGELLATGDKGGRVVVFQREQESKTQPHRRGEYNVYSTFQSHEPEFDYLKSLEIEEKINKIKWLPQQNAAYFLLSTNDKTVKLWKISERDKRPEGYNLKDEDGRFRDPSTITTLRVPVLQPMDLMVEATARRVFSNAHTYHINSISVNSDLQTFISTDDLRVNLWNLEITDRSFNIVDIKPANMEELTEVITSAEFHPQQCHTFAYSSSKGSIRLCDMRQAALCDKHCKYFEEPEDPSTRSFFSEIISSISDVKFSHNGRYLMTRDYLTVKVWDLQMENKPLETYQVHDYLRGKLCSLYENDCIFDKFECVWNGSDSVIMTGSYNNFFRMFDRNTKRDVTLEASRENSKPRAILKPRKVCVGGKRRKDEISVDSLDFSKKILHTTWHPHENIIAVAATNNLYIFQDKVN